The sequence ATCCAGCACATGATTTATCTGTACGACTGGGCTGGACAGCCTTGGAAGGCTCAGTACTGGGTGCGTCAGGTGATGGACCGCATGTATCAGGCCGCACCTGATGGCTACTGCGGCGATGAGGACAACGGACAGACTTCGGCCTGGTATGTGTTCTCAGCTCTCGGTTTCTATCCCGTTTGTCCGGGTTCAGGGCAGTATGCACTGGGCACACCTTACTTTAATAAGATAACCCTGCATCTGGCCAACGGCAAAACACTGGTTATCAATGCCGACAGTAACAGCACAGAAAACTGCTACGTAAGCGAGATGAGCGTGAATGGTGCTGCTTATGATAAGAACTATCTGGAGCACACCGACCTGCTGAAGGGTGGCCGTATCGATTATCGTATGTCGTCAAAGCCCAATCAGCAACGAGGCACTAACGAGAACAGCCTCCCCTACTCGTTCTCAAATAACAGCCTAATTGTTAAATAGATATAATTCCTTGCAAAAACTTAGTACTTTGTTATACAAGGTACTAAGTTTTTGCTTATCTTTGCCGCAGAAATCTTTTAAAACGGTAAAGATATGAACATTGAAAATGCAAAGTCGCAAATGCGTAAAGGCATGCTCGAGTATTGTGTACTGCTACTCTTGAAGCATCGCCCATCGTATGCCAGCGACATTATCCAACAACTAAAAAACGCCGAGCTACTGGTGGTTGAGGGCACACTCTACCCACTATTAACCCGACTTAAGAACGATGGTTTGCTGCAGTACGAATGGCAGGAGTCAACCCAAGGACCGCCTCGTAAGTATTACGCCCTGAGCAAAGAGGGTGAAAAGTTTCTCGAAGGGTTGGATGCAGCCTGGCAGGAACTCTCTAACACCATTAATTATCTAAAGAATGTAACCCCCAAGTTATTGGAAGTAAAGGATTGAAGAATTGAAAGATTAAAGTTATGAAAAAGAATATTACCATCAACCTGTGTGGGCGTCTGTTTCAGATAGACGAGGATGCCTACGAGCTGCTGCAGCAGTACATTAACTCGCTCCGTTCATCGTTTGGGAAACAGGAGGGCGGCGACGAGATTGTGGACGACATCGAGACCCGCATCGCCGAACTCTTCGACGAACTGCGCCTGCAAGGCATCGAGGCCATCACCATCGAGCATGTTAAGGAAATCATCACCCGTATCGGCAAGCCCGAAGAG is a genomic window of Xylanibacter ruminicola 23 containing:
- a CDS encoding PadR family transcriptional regulator, with the translated sequence MNIENAKSQMRKGMLEYCVLLLLKHRPSYASDIIQQLKNAELLVVEGTLYPLLTRLKNDGLLQYEWQESTQGPPRKYYALSKEGEKFLEGLDAAWQELSNTINYLKNVTPKLLEVKD